CGCGGCCCGGGTTGGAGGATCGGGGTACTCGCGGGACGTCTCTCAGGAATGCCTGAGTCCCTGGATCGGGCTGGGCGCGGGTGATTAGAGGCTGCCGCCCTCGACGTAGAGGTTCCGCAGCGACTTCAGGTTGGCGTTGACGACGTGGGTCGCGCGCACGTTGTGCGGGTTCCGCTCAAGGGCCGACACGGCGGCGGCGATGTCGGCGTCGCGGGCCTGGACGACGCGGAGCTGCTCCAGCTCCTGGGGGGAGAGGCTTTCGCCCTGGCGGGAACGGAGCGCGGCGGACAACGCCTGGCCCTCCTCGGCGACTTCGGCCGCGGCCCGGCGCAGGGATTCGGGGTTCGACGCCTCGGCGGAAAACTCCGGCACGGCCCGCTCGAAGGCGGGGGCCGCCTGCTCGGGCTGGCCGGTGTCGAGGAACGCGGTGAAGGTGAGGCCGCAGACGACGAGCATGGCCGCCGCGCAGGCCGACGCCTGGGCGAAGCGGACGGCGTATTGCCAGGGGGTCTTCTGTCGGGAGAGTTCGGCGCGCGTCTGGCGTCCGGCGAGGAGGATCCGGGCGGTGAGGTCGCCGTCGGGCTCGAGTTCCGGGGCGGACGCGGCAAAGGCCAGCGAGGACTGCAGGGCCCGCACTTCGGCCTGGCAGACCGGGCACTGGCTGATGTGCGCGGCCATCGCGCGGTCGATCGCCGCGCGGTTGTCCACCAGGTTCTCCGCATACGCCAGGAGCGCCTGGCGGCTGGGGTGGCGGCGTATTTTCAGTTCCAGTTCCATTCGCGTCTTCTATCCTGGCGCGCCATCGTCCCAACGGGACCCAAGACTTCCCGCGCCGGAACCGCCGTGCGCCAACGCGGCGGGCCCAGCAACGCCATCACGATCCGATCAGAGGTACTCGCGGTACTTTTCGAGATAGGGCCGCAGCGCCCGCTCCGCGCGCACCACGCGCGACTTGATCGTGCCGACGGGCAATTCGAGCACCTCGGCAATTTCCTCGTACGACAGGTCCTGGAAGCGGCGCAGCACGAAAGTCTCGCGCTGGTGTTCCGGCAGGTGCCGGAGCGCCTCGTTGACCGCTTCCGAGATTTCCCCGCGCTGGAACGCCGCCAGCACGTTCGCGCGCTCGTCGCCGACGTGATCCATCGGGTTGAACGCCTCGTCGTCTTCATGGTTCCACCAGCTCGAAATGCTGAAGAGTTTCGGGCGGCGCTTCCGGCGCGCCCACTCCTTCGACACGATGTTCGAGGCGATGGTGTAGAGATACGTTGTAAATTTCGCCGTCGGCTGGTAGCGGCCCGCGTTCCGGACAAGCGCCAGGAACACCTCCTGCGTCAGCTCCTCGGCAATGTGCCGGTTCTGAACCATGCGGAACGTGTAATTCAAGACGCCCTTCTGGTGGCGCTTTACAAGCTCCGCGTAGGCCGGCTCAGAGCCCTGGCCGTGCTCCAGCATCAACGCTTCGTCTGACCACTCCTTGAGCGGTCCTTCGCCGCGCTCGACCACCCGCAAACCGGGTTCCGCGCGCAACGGGACTACGTTTTTTATGCCTTCCGCCATGATGTCATGTAATCCCCACGGGCTGTCCCAAAAAACAGTACCAAGGGAATATATCCTCTGGGTTGACCAAAAGGTTCCAATTACGTTTTCTGCCGGTATCATGATAGATCAGTCGATGCCGGTGTTGTCAATAGCGCGCAACTACGAAAATCAATAAAGCCGTTCGTTTCGATTCGGTCGTTTCCGTTGTAATCCTACCCGGGAGGCCCTATACTTCAGGGGCAGCAGTTCGCGCCAATGAGAAGTTGGGTTCGGGAAGCGCGCCGGCCCATTACATTCCCGGGAGGCTTAAGGCATCAGCGGCTGGTATTACAGACAAGATGGCGTCATCTCGGGTCCGGTGACAGCCGCGCATCTCGATGAACTGGCGGCAGCGGGGACTGTGGGCCCGCTCACCCTCATTCGCGAGGGCGAGGACGGGGCGTGGCGGCTCTACGGCGCGCCGGCGTCCGCCGGGCCCGGCGCCGCAGGGCGGCAATCGGCCTGCGTCATGTGCGGCGTCTCCTTTACGCCCGAGTCGCTGGTCGCCTTGGGCGGGAAGCGGTATTGCGCGGCCTGCAAGGAAACGTACCTGCGCCACCGCTGGCAGGGAACGCTGCCCGATCCCGGAAAGTCCCCGCGCATTTTCGCAAAGCGCGCCGTCGCCAAGATTATCGATGTGAATGTGCTG
This is a stretch of genomic DNA from Candidatus Hydrogenedentota bacterium. It encodes these proteins:
- a CDS encoding sigma-70 family RNA polymerase sigma factor, which translates into the protein MAEGIKNVVPLRAEPGLRVVERGEGPLKEWSDEALMLEHGQGSEPAYAELVKRHQKGVLNYTFRMVQNRHIAEELTQEVFLALVRNAGRYQPTAKFTTYLYTIASNIVSKEWARRKRRPKLFSISSWWNHEDDEAFNPMDHVGDERANVLAAFQRGEISEAVNEALRHLPEHQRETFVLRRFQDLSYEEIAEVLELPVGTIKSRVVRAERALRPYLEKYREYL